Genomic window (Nitrospira sp.):
GAGGACCTATTACAAATCTGAAGCATATGGAAGGTCGTGAGGACTACCCTCAAAGAGGGCAAAGAGAGTGGGTACCGGACGTGCTTACAGAAACTCGATGTGTCCTTCCATCTCGTCAGCATCGAGGACCTGGTGGAGTAACATCAAACCATGAATGGTCTCTCCGATCGACGTTCCTTGTGGGGCATACACGATGCCACAATGAGGATGCCCAGCAGCATGGAGACGGAGGAAATCGCTATCTTGCGTAAAAATCACCCGCCGTTCAGCACGGGCTCGCTGCATATGCGCGGCGTCGGGTGCGCTGAGGAGGCCTGCCTCACCCACTGTCTTGATATCAACGCCTCGTTCGCGTAAGCCTTGCACAACGGCTCTGGGAACGTGTTCGTCGAGATAGAACCTAATTTTTCCCGGCATTCAGCTTGTGCTTGAGCTTGGAGGGCGTGGCGTGGCGTAAGGACTCGGCAAAGGCCTGGCCCTCAGCCATGTCTTTGTCGATATCGGCGCGATGATCGAAATAGTACGCGAGGGCGGCATGGACATCAGCTAGCGTCAGGTCATAGTCGCTGGCAATTTCATCGACACTTTTCCCCAACCGCTCATGCCACATGACAATATCGCACACGGTAATACGATGGCCTGCAACACGGGGTTTCCCCCCTGCAATATCAAGGCTCGTTTCAATGTGCTGATCTAATGTTTTCGTGGGCATGAAGGACCCC
Coding sequences:
- a CDS encoding DUF5615 family PIN-like protein, which translates into the protein MPGKIRFYLDEHVPRAVVQGLRERGVDIKTVGEAGLLSAPDAAHMQRARAERRVIFTQDSDFLRLHAAGHPHCGIVYAPQGTSIGETIHGLMLLHQVLDADEMEGHIEFL
- a CDS encoding DUF433 domain-containing protein, producing MPTKTLDQHIETSLDIAGGKPRVAGHRITVCDIVMWHERLGKSVDEIASDYDLTLADVHAALAYYFDHRADIDKDMAEGQAFAESLRHATPSKLKHKLNAGKN